The window CGGAATACTGAAAATGCAAAGATAGTTGATGAAAATCGAAGCATAAGTCGTAAGTTTGATTTTCGGTGCAGGAGATTTAAAAGGCAATGCTCTGGATGTAAGTTATTATTAATAAGCTATTTTATAGTTTCTGGTTGTTTCTTTATGTTTTCTAGTATTACCAAACACATCATATCGAAAGTAAATGCAACCGGTTTCTTTTCTTGTTTTTTGCTTCATATGAAACACAAAATAATTATATCTAACCATCTGGGTATTAGTCTAATCCTAGTAACAGAATATTAATTTTTTAAAAATAGGAGTTATTTATTAAATGTTTTTTTAGAAATAAATTATTTCCCTAAATAAAAAACCCCTCCAGAGGAGGGGCTAAAGGTAGTACTAATTTTCTTATCAATTAATGACTTTTAATCCACATATCCATATCAGTTTTAAGATTGTCTGATTTGGTACCAAAGATAGCCTGAACACCTGAGCCTGCTACAACAACACCTGCAGCACCTAGAGCTTTCAGTCTGGCTTGGTCAACTTTTGCAATTTCTTTCACGCTCACACGCAGACGGGTGATACATGCGTCCAAGTTAGTGATGTTGTCTTTACCGCCGAATGCATGAACCAGTTCACCAGACATTTCAGATGCATCCATCTCCAGGTCTTCAGCTGTTTCTTCTTCACGACCAGGAGTTTTCAGATCCAGTGCTACGATTGCTACACGGAATACGGTGTAGTAAACAGCTGCGTAAATCAGACCGACAACTGGGAACATGATACCTTTAGTGGATTGAGAGAACAGTACTAAGAAGTCAATCAAACCATGAGAGAAGGTAGTGCCGTGTTTCATACCCAACAGAATCATTACTACGAACGCAGAGCCGGCCAGTAACGCATGGATTGCGTACAGTACAGGAGCAACGAACAAGAAAGCGAATTCGATTGGTTCAGTGATACCGGTCAGGAAAGAGGTCAGTGCAGCAGAGATCATGATACCGCCGATCTTTGCACGATGCTCTGGTTTAGCAGTGTGCCACATTGCGATTGCAGCAGCTGGCAGACCGTACATTTTGAACATGTAACCACCAGCCAGGTTGCCCGCGGTTGGGTCACCAGCGATGTAACGAGCGATTTCACCGTGGAATACTTGGCCAGTTGCATTGGTGTATTCGCCTACTTCAAAGAAGAATGGCGCATTCCAAATGTGATGCAGACCGAATGGGATCAGTGAACGTTCAACTACGCCGTAGATACCGAATGCCAGAGCTGGGTTCTGGTAAGCTGCCCAATGAGAGAATGCTTTGATAGCACCACCGATTGGAGGCCATACGAATGCCAGCACTACACCAGCAGCGATTGCTACGATACCAGTTGATAGTGGAACGAAACGTTTACCGGCAAAGAAGCCTAAATATTCAGGCAATTGGATGCGGTAGAAACGGTTAAACATGTACGCAGCGATACCACCGGCGATAACACCACCCAGTACACCTACGTTTGATACGTTTTCTGCCTGCGCTGCAAAATCAGCGGCAGTAGGATCCAAACCAGCCAACAGTGGAGCAACAACTGTTACTGTTTTGGTCAGGATGAAATAACCGACAGCAGCAGCCAGACCTGCAACACCATCATTCTTAGTGAAACCAAGTGCAACACCGATAGCGAACAGCAGTGCCATGTTGCCGAAAACGGCACCACCAGCTTGTTCCATAACGGAAGACAGAGTGGCAGGCAGAACACTGAATTTAGCTGCACCGACGCCCAGCAGAATACCTGCTACAGGCAGTACGGATACAGGCAGCATCAGCGCCTTACCGACTTGTTGAAGATTTCCGAACAAATTTTTCATATTAGTGAGCTCCTGAGGAGTGTGCGTCCTGTTAATTTATTGAATACACGGGTTTCAAATTAAGTGAAAACCGCTTTTTATATTCTGTGTATTTCAACGAGGTTGATAATAGTGGAATTATTTAAATGAAGAAGGCAATAAATATAGAAACAGAATATGGATCACAAAGAAGATTGTTTCTTATTTGTCCCGAAAGAAACGATCTAACTAATTATGTAACTTACTATAAGTAATATGTTTTTTCATGTTAGTTGGTTTCTTATTGTGTTTTATTGTTAATTAATATTTCTGATTGAAACCAAGTGTAACAAATGAGTGAATGGTATATTAGATATATTTGTTAGGGGACTAAACAGCTTGTGGGTTATAAATCTATATTGTGGTGGCTTTACGAGAATTAAAGTCCGGCAAAATAAATAATTTCTGCCAGACCTTACTTCAATAGTTATTTGTCATTCGAGAACATACGGCAATGGATGTATAGACAAAGATGATGCTTCATCATTTTCAATCCGAAATACTGTATCGGGTGCTGTATCGGATGGCAGAATGATACTGATTAGTAATTGCCCATTTTTTTGCCATACATCTAAGATTGTACCGCTTGAGCGCCAATGCTCCCCTAATTGCCGCTCTACTACGCTATCAAAGGTCACGGGGCTGCTGGCAGTGCCGTGCAGAATAAATAAAGCCCGATTATTTATGCCACGATATTTTGCTCGCGCAACTGTCTCCTGCCCGGTATAACAGCCTTTGGTGAAGCTGATGGCATTTAGAGCATGTAGATTAAGTGCTTGGGGAATGAACTCAGCTTGTGAGTTTTTATTCAGCTGAGGTAATCCGTCCAAAATATCCAGGCCCCACCAATCATTATGCGGCTGTTCTGGTAATGAGAGCTGAAGGGGATGAGCTTTTTGCGATAGCAATAACCAACGATCTTGCTTGATTTGGCATTTCACAATAGAGGTATCAAATTGCTCAAATGTGGCTATGTGAGTGTTGATCCAATCGTCGGTGCCTGTGCCTGCTGTGCCGATAATATAGAATTCATCGCTGACATCAGTGATGGTTAGCTTAGAAAATACTGCATATTTTTTCAGTTCAGCTAACTCGATTTCTGCCAGCTCTTTTTTATACATCAGTAGCAGATCTTGTTCCCGTTTGAACAATCGAAATGCTGCGAGTACTTTCCCTTTTGGATTGCAGTGGGCGCCAAGGCTGCTTTGTCCAGGTGTTAGGGCTGCAACATCACAAGTAACCTGACCATTCAGATATTTGACTGCATCAGGACCTTCTAACCGGATCACTGTTACGTCATCCAGATGATATACACTGGGCTCAGAAGGAAATAAAAGTCGTTCATTCATCATGGTTTTTTCCACATTGGGATGGTGATTCATGGTAAATAACGAGCTATTGTTTGTCAGCTTCTATTAGTAAGATTATCAAAGGAAATCATGGCATGAATGCGGAGTTGTCTAAGTTACGTTGGGCTTGTCGTCGGGGCATGCTTGAGTTGGATTCGATGCTGGCTCCCTTTTTGGAGCACCATTACCTTGATCTCTCTGTACCGTTGCAACAAGATTTCCAACGTTTGCTCGAGTGTTCAGATATGGAGTTATTTCGTTGTTTGTTACGGGCTGAAACGCCATCAGATACATCACTAAAATTGATTTTGGGAGTGATTCGTGAAAAACATCAGGCACGTTATTCGGGTTGAGTCATCACATCATCACCAACTGTTTTTGCTGATTGGTCATATCATCCTTGGCTGGTTAGCTTGGTCCTCATTGCACGGTCATTTTTGGCTGTTGTTCTTTATTTTATGGGGATGCACACTTTTTTGGTCGTTATATCAGGCGAGCCATCGGCAATTTGTTTTGGAAATGCGCGGGGATGAAGTGTTTTGGGAGGGTAAGTTTTATCACATGACACCCTCATCACGTGTTGGTTATGGATTTATCTGGCTGGTATTACAGGGCGGGCAAGGTGAGAAACGGATCCATCTATGGTTGTTTTCAGACAGTATGGATGAGGCTGAATACCGCCGGATTGCCCGGCGGATCAATATGCGAACTCAGTAATCACCAGGGATCAAAATAGTCGGCGTTGGATTATCCTGCTGTTCAGGGTAATCCAAATTGTAATGTAAGCCTCTGGACTCTTTACGCGCCATTGCAGAACGGACTATGAGTTCTGCAACTTGCAGCAAATTCCGCAGCTCAAGTAAATTATTCGATACCCGGAAGTTGGTGTAATACTCTTGTACTTCCTGCTTCAGTAAGTCAATTCGGCGTTTTGCCCGTTCCAGCCGTTTGTTGGTACGCACAATACCGACGTAATCCCACATGAAGAGCCGCAATTCATGCCAGTTATGCTGGATCACCACTTCTTCATCGGAATTACCGACTTGGCTTTCATCCCATGCTGGTAATGACGGTGGCATACTACTCATGGGCAAACGAGCTTTGATATCGTCAGCAGCAGATTGGGCAAAAACAATACATTCCAGTATTGAATTCGAGGCCATGCGGTTAGCACCATGTAACCCGGTGTATGACACTTCACCTATTGCATAAAGACCAGGAATGTCAGTTTGACCAAACTTGTCACTCATCACACCGCCACAAGTATAGTGTGCTGCGGGTACAACCGGTATCGGTTGTTTAGTGATATCAATACCAAGCTTCAGGCAGCGTTCATAAATAGTAGGGAAGTGTTTGCTAACAAATTCTGCCGGTTTATGGCTGATATCTAAAAACATGCAGTCAGCACCGAGGCGCTTCATTTCATAATCAATGGCTCGAGCGACAATATCACGTGGCGCCAATTCTGCCCGCGGGTCAAAATCGGGCATGAAGCGAGAACCATCGGGGCGTTTTAATAAAGCCCCTTCACCGCGTAAAGCTTCGGTCAGCAGAAAATTGCGATCATCTGGATGGAAAAGTGTCGTTGGATGAAATTGATTAAATTCCATGTTGGCAACCCGACAGCCTGCTCGCCAAGCCATCGCAATACCATCACCAGAGCTGACATCCGGATTAGAGGTATATTGATATACTTTTGATGCACCACCCGTAGCTAACGCAACAAAACGGGCTTTTACTGTTTCAACCTGTTCTTTGGTCCGATTCCAAATGTAGGCACCAAGAATACGGTTTCCCGGAATACCCAGTTTGCGGGTTGTGATCAGATCAACAGCATTAAAGCGTTCCATTAACTGAATATTTGGATGTTGGCGCACGCGGTCAACGAGCGTGACTTCAACCGATTTTCCTGTGGAATCGGCTGAATGGAAAATCCGTCGGTGACTGTGACCACCTTCGCGGGTTAAATGATAAGCTGGTTCGCCATCTTCTGAAGTCGCTTCTTCTTTATCGAAGGGCACTCCTTGCTGAATTAGCCAATCAATCGATTCTTTGGCATTTTCTGCGGTAAATTCAACAATGGCTTTATCACATAAACCGGCACCCGCGATCAGCGTGTCATTTACGTGAGATTCGACGCTATCTGTCTCTTCAGCAACAGCAGCGATGCCTCCCTGGGCATAATAGGTAGCCCCTTCACTTAAGGGCCCTTTGCTCAATACCATCACTTTTGCATGATCTGCTAAGCGTAATGCTAAAGTGAGGCCTGCGGCACCACTGCCAATGATCAAAACATCGCAGGAGTATTCAACATTCTGTTTCATAAGTATCATTGGCCTTGATGAGGAAAGCTTTATACTAGCCCAACTGATGGTCAGGTACAGCCCGGATCACGTTTTTTTGCGGAGAATAGAACTTTTCTCCAAAAATACTGTCTGAATAAGAGTGCTACTTCGGGCCGATAGTGAAAATTTGGAGGAAATCGGCGTCGATATGAGCGATATAGAGATCGATCAACGGTTAGTTGAACGAGTGCAACATGGTGATAAACAAGCATTTAACCTGTTGGTAACAAAATACCAACGTAAGATCATGAATCTGGTTAGCCGCTATGTGAGTAACCCGAGTGACGGTGCCGATGTGGTACAGGAAGTGTTTATCAGCGCTTATCGTTTTTTGCCTTCATTCAGGAACGACAGTGCTTTTTATACATGGCTGTATCGTATTGCTGTAAATACGGCGAAGAATTATCTGGTCTCTAATGGCCGGCGTCCACCGGGAATGGATGTTGATATTGGCGATGCGGAACAATATGACTCTGGTGATGCGTTACGGGATATAGCGAGCCCTGAACGTTTACTGTCATCAGATCAGGTGCGACAAACGGTAACAGATGCGTTGCAATCATTACCGGAAGATTTACGTACAGTGATTACATTACGTGAAATAGAAGGTTTGAGCTACGACGAGATAGCAGAAGTAATTGGTTGTCCTGTTGGCACTGTCCGTTCTCGTATTTTTCGTGCTCGGGAAGTTATTGATAATCGTCTTAAGGCCGTACTGCAGGGAATAGATTAGGATTATCCTGCTTTGAAATGGAGTAACGGGTTAGTATGACTACATCAAAAGAACGCATTTCAGCTCTGATGGATAACGAATTGCCGTCCGAGCAATCAATGAAAGCCTTGCTGGAAGATCCTTCTTTATCTGCAACATGGGAACGCTATCATCTCATCGGTGATGCGTTGCGTAATGAGTTACCGGAATATTTAGATGATACTTTATCTCAGCGCATCGCTAATGCGTTAGAGCAAGAGCCAACCATCCTTGCGCCGAAACCTCAACGCTCTTTCTTGTCTGTAGTTCAACCAAAAATTAAACAATTTATGCAAGTTGCAGGGCAATATGGCATTGCTGCATCTGTAGCTGTCGCAGTTCTTGTTGGTATTCAACAATATCAGCAACAAGATTCTATGAATGCGGTTATCAAACAAGGGCCTGTGCTGAACACAATTCCAGTCGCTGGTGGCTCAGCAACACCGGTAAGTATTAATTACAATACTGATCGTATTCATGCTCAATCGCAATCTCAGGTATTATCTGAAAAACAACTGCAAGAGCAACGCCAGCGCATTGCTCGGTACATTCAAGATCACCAATTACAGCAACGTCTGTCACAAGTTGAGCGGTAATCGAATTTTGATACATCGTATAGCGTTAGCTTTTTTTCTTATTGGTTCATTCGTCTCTAAAGCCTCAGCAGACCCTTCTGCAGAGGCTTTGTTATTTCAAATGCAGCGTGGTTATCATCACAACAATTTTGAGTTGGCGCTGGTGCATATACTACAAAATAACATTGAGCCATTAAGATTGACCCATGGTTGGTATGCCAACAACGAGATCACTCATCTGCTGTCTTTAAGTGGTCGACCGGTTGAATATCTTGCAAAAAATAAACAAGTGACTTTCGCGGAGTCTGCTGAATTATCTTATACCTTGCAAAACTCGCGGCTACCTGGGCTCTGGTTTTCGGTTTTGAATTGCACTCCGGAAACCTTGCTGGAACATTATGAAGTTGTCAGCACAGGGAAAAATCGTATTGCTGGGCAAGTCGCGCAGTTAGTCAGGCTGTCAGCCAAAGATGAGAGTAAATATAACTTTATCCTTTGGTTGGAACAGAAAACTGGTATTTTACTGCGTCTGGATATTAACGATGCGCAAGGCAATCTGGTTGAGCAGTATCTTGGCGTTGATTTTCGTTTTTTACCTGAAAATGCTTCAAATATTAAAGCTATCGCATCGACGAAAGTACCGCTAGCCGAACGTAATCAGGATATTTATCGGGCAGATCCTGATTCTCATTTGTGGAAACTTGGCTGGTTACCGGCGGGCTTTGTACCGTTATCTGCGGATCAACATAAACTAATCGGTAGCGAGGAATTGGTGGACTATTTCTTGCTTAGTGATGGATTAGTGGATGTCTCTGTTTATATTTCGCGGTTATCAGCTAAAGGCGCTGTGCGTGAAAAAGAGCAATTTGCCATGTCTGG of the uncultured Tolumonas sp. genome contains:
- a CDS encoding MucB/RseB C-terminal domain-containing protein; amino-acid sequence: MIHRIALAFFLIGSFVSKASADPSAEALLFQMQRGYHHNNFELALVHILQNNIEPLRLTHGWYANNEITHLLSLSGRPVEYLAKNKQVTFAESAELSYTLQNSRLPGLWFSVLNCTPETLLEHYEVVSTGKNRIAGQVAQLVRLSAKDESKYNFILWLEQKTGILLRLDINDAQGNLVEQYLGVDFRFLPENASNIKAIASTKVPLAERNQDIYRADPDSHLWKLGWLPAGFVPLSADQHKLIGSEELVDYFLLSDGLVDVSVYISRLSAKGAVREKEQFAMSGATSVLSLSRDDGVTLTVVGELPAASLHRIAETIQVNQQENSR
- the ptsG gene encoding PTS glucose transporter subunit IIBC — its product is MKNLFGNLQQVGKALMLPVSVLPVAGILLGVGAAKFSVLPATLSSVMEQAGGAVFGNMALLFAIGVALGFTKNDGVAGLAAAVGYFILTKTVTVVAPLLAGLDPTAADFAAQAENVSNVGVLGGVIAGGIAAYMFNRFYRIQLPEYLGFFAGKRFVPLSTGIVAIAAGVVLAFVWPPIGGAIKAFSHWAAYQNPALAFGIYGVVERSLIPFGLHHIWNAPFFFEVGEYTNATGQVFHGEIARYIAGDPTAGNLAGGYMFKMYGLPAAAIAMWHTAKPEHRAKIGGIMISAALTSFLTGITEPIEFAFLFVAPVLYAIHALLAGSAFVVMILLGMKHGTTFSHGLIDFLVLFSQSTKGIMFPVVGLIYAAVYYTVFRVAIVALDLKTPGREEETAEDLEMDASEMSGELVHAFGGKDNITNLDACITRLRVSVKEIAKVDQARLKALGAAGVVVAGSGVQAIFGTKSDNLKTDMDMWIKSH
- the nadB gene encoding L-aspartate oxidase — its product is MKQNVEYSCDVLIIGSGAAGLTLALRLADHAKVMVLSKGPLSEGATYYAQGGIAAVAEETDSVESHVNDTLIAGAGLCDKAIVEFTAENAKESIDWLIQQGVPFDKEEATSEDGEPAYHLTREGGHSHRRIFHSADSTGKSVEVTLVDRVRQHPNIQLMERFNAVDLITTRKLGIPGNRILGAYIWNRTKEQVETVKARFVALATGGASKVYQYTSNPDVSSGDGIAMAWRAGCRVANMEFNQFHPTTLFHPDDRNFLLTEALRGEGALLKRPDGSRFMPDFDPRAELAPRDIVARAIDYEMKRLGADCMFLDISHKPAEFVSKHFPTIYERCLKLGIDITKQPIPVVPAAHYTCGGVMSDKFGQTDIPGLYAIGEVSYTGLHGANRMASNSILECIVFAQSAADDIKARLPMSSMPPSLPAWDESQVGNSDEEVVIQHNWHELRLFMWDYVGIVRTNKRLERAKRRIDLLKQEVQEYYTNFRVSNNLLELRNLLQVAELIVRSAMARKESRGLHYNLDYPEQQDNPTPTILIPGDY
- a CDS encoding succinate dehydrogenase assembly factor 2; this translates as MNAELSKLRWACRRGMLELDSMLAPFLEHHYLDLSVPLQQDFQRLLECSDMELFRCLLRAETPSDTSLKLILGVIREKHQARYSG
- the rpoE gene encoding RNA polymerase sigma factor RpoE, which encodes MSDIEIDQRLVERVQHGDKQAFNLLVTKYQRKIMNLVSRYVSNPSDGADVVQEVFISAYRFLPSFRNDSAFYTWLYRIAVNTAKNYLVSNGRRPPGMDVDIGDAEQYDSGDALRDIASPERLLSSDQVRQTVTDALQSLPEDLRTVITLREIEGLSYDEIAEVIGCPVGTVRSRIFRAREVIDNRLKAVLQGID
- a CDS encoding protein YgfX; translation: MKNIRHVIRVESSHHHQLFLLIGHIILGWLAWSSLHGHFWLLFFILWGCTLFWSLYQASHRQFVLEMRGDEVFWEGKFYHMTPSSRVGYGFIWLVLQGGQGEKRIHLWLFSDSMDEAEYRRIARRINMRTQ
- the ygfZ gene encoding tRNA-modifying protein YgfZ — encoded protein: MMNERLLFPSEPSVYHLDDVTVIRLEGPDAVKYLNGQVTCDVAALTPGQSSLGAHCNPKGKVLAAFRLFKREQDLLLMYKKELAEIELAELKKYAVFSKLTITDVSDEFYIIGTAGTGTDDWINTHIATFEQFDTSIVKCQIKQDRWLLLSQKAHPLQLSLPEQPHNDWWGLDILDGLPQLNKNSQAEFIPQALNLHALNAISFTKGCYTGQETVARAKYRGINNRALFILHGTASSPVTFDSVVERQLGEHWRSSGTILDVWQKNGQLLISIILPSDTAPDTVFRIENDEASSLSIHPLPYVLE
- a CDS encoding RseA family anti-sigma factor; translation: MTTSKERISALMDNELPSEQSMKALLEDPSLSATWERYHLIGDALRNELPEYLDDTLSQRIANALEQEPTILAPKPQRSFLSVVQPKIKQFMQVAGQYGIAASVAVAVLVGIQQYQQQDSMNAVIKQGPVLNTIPVAGGSATPVSINYNTDRIHAQSQSQVLSEKQLQEQRQRIARYIQDHQLQQRLSQVER